Proteins from a genomic interval of Lolium perenne isolate Kyuss_39 chromosome 1, Kyuss_2.0, whole genome shotgun sequence:
- the LOC127327778 gene encoding uncharacterized protein, translating into MEAPLLLPLSTAASCSSSSGITVDDDTTTTVLSPTPTRSSPSGRSILARYLAVLLVASVSLFAHREASKGFRIDVVGAGTQGSGVAARRFDLLFVSNGRAERVLHRASRAVEETLFPDPSFPRRRVTRVTVRMMDGGNLTAADATVDANAGGEYVISLSPRLLSGASGTGKPVDAVAAAVRRAVARMWLWDARGAAPARVTESMVEYLASASAADVEALSSSKEADGTSNTQCISPRFLKHLERRRAGFVARLNRAMRDRWSDAAVDAALGAPARPVCAAYLAASVQPPVVGSTSAADGSTVAAV; encoded by the coding sequence ATGGAAGCCCCGCTCCTCCTCCCGCTCTCCACCGCCGCgtcgtgctcctcctcctccggcatcACCGTCGACGATGACACGACGACCACCGTCCTCTCCCCGACCCCAACCCGCTCCTCCCCTTCCGGCCGGAGCATCCTCGCCCGCTACCTCGCCGTCCTCCTCGTCGCctccgtgtcgctcttcgcgcacCGCGAGGCATCCAAGGGCTTCCGCATCGACGTCGTCGGCGCCGGGACCCAGGGAAGCGGCGTCGCGGCCCGCCGCTTCGACCTCCTCTTCGTCTCCAACGGCCGCGCCGAGCGCGTGCTCCACCGCGCCAGCCGCGCCGTCGAGGAAACGCTCTTCCCGGACCCGTCGTTCCCGCGCCGCCGCGTCACGCGCGTCACCGTGCGGATGATGGACGGCGGCAACCTCACCGCCGCCGACGCGACCGTCGACGCCAACGCCGGCGGGGAGTACGTCATTTCGCTGAGCCCGCGTCTCCTGTCCGGCGCCTCCGGGACTGGCAAGCCCGTGGACGCCGTGGCCGCCGCGGTGCGCCGGGCCGTGGCGCGCATGTGGCTGTGGGACGCCCGCGGGGCCGCGCCGGCCCGCGTCACGGAGTCCATGGTGGAGTACCTCGCCAGTGCCAGCGCCGCCGACGTCGAGGCGCTGTCGTCTTCCAAGGAGGCGGATGGCACGTCCAACACCCAGTGCATCTCGCCGCGGTTCCTGAAGCACCTGGAGCGGCGACGCGCCGGGTTCGTGGCGCGCCTGAACAGGGCAATGAGGGACCGGTGGAGCGACGCCGCGGTGGACGCCGCCCTCGGGGCGCCGGCCCGGCCGGTATGCGCCGCCTACCTCGCCGCCAGCGTGCAACCACCGGTGGTTGGCTCCACGTCGGCCGCTGATGGATCCACGGTGGCAGCGGTTTGA